A region of Vitis vinifera cultivar Pinot Noir 40024 chromosome 15, ASM3070453v1 DNA encodes the following proteins:
- the LOC100246839 gene encoding LOW QUALITY PROTEIN: E3 ubiquitin-protein ligase SINAT3 (The sequence of the model RefSeq protein was modified relative to this genomic sequence to represent the inferred CDS: inserted 2 bases in 2 codons; substituted 1 base at 1 genomic stop codon), translated as IISSCPSWKPKIFYFWLSFETKLPFLQCHNGHTLCSSCKARALNKCLSCMQQLGNIRCLALEKMGMSLELHCKYEEFGCPEIIPYYTKCIHEXLCNFRPYSCPXSGWECSVVXDIPFLVSHLTDYHKADMICEFKCRFLIADVNEEETCTWMVKIINCYGKYFCVHTEAFFQASTPICVVFLSLTGNHAEACNYSCSLEIGGNGRKLTFEGIPRSIRESERSLESADSLIVLGSMVHSLGGETREPKLEITCRIRKSQIPMCACVDKTG; from the exons ATAATATCTTCTTGCCCATCTTGGAAACccaaaatcttttatttttggttgaGCTTTGAAACAAAGCTCCCATTCCTGCAGTGCCACAATGGACACACACTCTGTTCAAGCTGCAAAGCAAGGGCACTCAACAAATGTCTCAGTTGTATGCAGCAGCTCGGTAATATAAGGTGTCTTGCACTGGAGAAGATGGGCATGTCACTTGAACTGCATTGCAAGTATGAGGAGTTTGGATGCCCTGAGATCATCCCTTACTACACCAAGTGCATACATG GACTGTGTAACTTCCGGCCATACAGCTGTCCATGATCTGGATGGGAGTGCTCTGTTG GGGATATTCCATTCCTTGTTTCTCACCTGACAGATTATCACAAGGCAGACATGATCTGTGAGTTCAAATGTCGATTTTTAATTGCTGATGTCAATGAAGAAGAAACCTGCACATGGATGGTAAaa ATCATCAATTGTTATGGCAAATACTTTTGTGTTCATACTGAAGCCTTCTTTCAAGCGTCGACTCCCATTTGCGTGGTATTCCTCAGCCTGACAGGCAACCATGCAGAGGCCTGCAACTACAGCTGCAGCCTGGAGATAGGGGGAAATGGGCGGAAGCTTACTTTTGAGGGCATCCCACGAAGCATTAGAGAGAGTGAGAGGAGTTTGGAGAGTGCGGACAGTCTCATTGTGCTGGGAAGCATGGTGCATTCCTTAGGAGGGGAGACGAGAGAGCCAAAACTTGAAATTACATGTCGGATACGGAAATCCCAGATTCCAATGTGTGCATGTGTGGATAAAACCGGTTGA